TATGATGTTGGATTCAAAACGGATTTGTTTTTactattacataaaaaatgataaacaattgatagaataatttattattctcagACATCTCAAATtcgtatactttttttatgtatattatgttacAAAGTTTTCGAAATAAGAATAActcaatacatttttttaatccattATATTACTTCTACAttgcaattaataaaattgtttcttttcttttttatccaagtatgttgtaataatattaaataacttttctttttataaaacttccttgaaatattttatttaaaaaaaaaaactaacttCAATTGTAACTTATATTATTCGTGAGTTTCCCATGGTTTTTCGGGTCTGAATAAACTCCAAGGGTATGGATGAATATATCTATCAGGTTCATGAAGAATAATGTTgttcttttctaattcttttaataataaagatactTTACTATTGGGACTTTCatcgtaataaatttcatttattccaCTTTCTAAACAGCGCTCTGCCAGCACTTGTCCCAAAGCAATATACGCCATACTatcatattttctaaaatattttcatgaaacTTAATCTTTTGAGATTATATTGCTACATAAATCTAATACGTAAGCAATTCTCcgtttgatttatataaatatagttacTAACCTGTACAATAGTTTCTTAAGTGCCCATTCATTACTCGACACAGTGATAACAGGACCATTTTGAAAATGTACTATTTCGACGACTACATAACGTTGAGACGGTGAAACTTGTAATCTGtgtaaacattaaaaattttaagaagaaaaatgtaaacaaTTCTCTCTTGACGATAACCTAACctatgatattttaattataacgttaatctttttagacttaaataacGTACTTATGCCAGAAATTACGAAATTGTTTTTCGAGATGATATCCCTGAGGCTTCCTAGCTATTAGTAAACGTTCCAAATTTCGTGGATTCCGATTTGTAACCTCGATACAATTCTCTATTAAACTTTTATT
Above is a window of Vespula vulgaris chromosome 4, iyVesVulg1.1, whole genome shotgun sequence DNA encoding:
- the LOC127062961 gene encoding 39S ribosomal protein L18, mitochondrial, encoding MFIKSNLCLFNSIFKRGIHGNKSLIENCIEVTNRNPRNLERLLIARKPQGYHLEKQFRNFWHKLQVSPSQRYVVVEIVHFQNGPVITVSSNEWALKKLLYRKYDSMAYIALGQVLAERCLESGINEIYYDESPNSKVSLLLKELEKNNIILHEPDRYIHPYPWSLFRPEKPWETHE